In Cupriavidus taiwanensis, the following proteins share a genomic window:
- a CDS encoding ABC transporter ATP-binding protein, translating to MARIDLDLAHSYVPDPRTDDDYALLPLRFTFEDGGAYALLGPSGCGKTTLLNCISGLLRPSHGTIAFDGRDVTGATPQARNIAQVFQFPVIYDTMTVGENLAFPLRNRGVPEAQVRERVGRVAEMLDLSATLGRRASGLAADAKQKISLGRGLVRQDVSAILFDEPLTVIDPQLKWQLRRKLKEIHHEFRLTLIYVTHDQTEALTFADQVVVMSRGKAVQVGPADALFERPAHTFVGHFIGSPGMNFLSGQWRDGAIDVAGRRYLPSVAPPVEAALRAAGSFRIGVRPEYLQLAPERDTQAVPVQVQRAQDIGTYWLLTGAVQEAGAQAGTLRARLGAEAAGLRAGDTAWLSVFNRHTCYYVNEELVS from the coding sequence ATGGCGCGCATCGACCTGGACCTGGCGCACTCGTATGTGCCCGATCCGCGCACCGACGATGACTACGCGCTGCTGCCGCTGCGCTTCACCTTTGAAGACGGCGGCGCCTATGCGCTGCTGGGCCCGTCCGGCTGCGGCAAGACCACGCTGCTGAACTGCATTTCCGGCCTGCTGCGGCCTTCGCACGGCACCATCGCCTTCGACGGACGCGACGTCACCGGCGCCACGCCGCAGGCGCGCAATATCGCCCAGGTGTTCCAGTTCCCGGTGATCTACGACACCATGACCGTCGGCGAAAACCTGGCCTTCCCGCTGCGCAACCGCGGCGTGCCGGAAGCCCAGGTGCGCGAGCGGGTCGGCCGCGTTGCCGAGATGCTGGACCTGTCGGCGACGCTCGGGCGCCGCGCCAGCGGCCTGGCCGCCGATGCCAAGCAGAAGATCTCGCTCGGGCGCGGGCTGGTGCGCCAGGACGTGTCGGCCATCCTGTTCGACGAGCCGCTCACGGTGATCGACCCGCAGCTCAAATGGCAGCTGCGGCGCAAGCTGAAGGAAATCCACCACGAGTTTCGCCTGACGCTGATCTACGTGACCCACGACCAGACCGAGGCGCTGACCTTTGCCGACCAGGTGGTGGTGATGTCGCGCGGCAAGGCGGTGCAGGTGGGGCCGGCCGACGCGCTGTTCGAGCGGCCCGCGCATACCTTCGTCGGTCACTTTATCGGCTCGCCGGGCATGAACTTCCTGTCCGGGCAATGGCGCGACGGCGCCATCGACGTGGCCGGGCGGCGCTATCTGCCGTCGGTGGCGCCGCCGGTGGAAGCGGCGCTGCGCGCGGCCGGCAGCTTCCGCATCGGGGTCCGCCCGGAATACCTGCAACTGGCGCCCGAGCGCGACACGCAGGCGGTGCCGGTGCAGGTGCAGCGCGCCCAGGACATCGGCACCTACTGGCTGCTGACCGGCGCGGTGCAGGAGGCGGGCGCGCAGGCCGGCACGCTGCGCGCGCGGCTGGGCGCCGAGGCGGCCGGTCTGCGCGCGGGCGACACGGCATGGCTGTCGGTGTTCAACCGGCATACCTGCTACTACGTCAACGAGGAGCTGGTGTCATGA
- a CDS encoding ABC transporter ATP-binding protein has product MQLRLEGVAQQAGSQAYLYPLTLAPVPGAVTILLGATQAGKTSLMRVMAGLDRPSAGRVLVDGDDVTGMPVRERNVSMVYQQFINYPSLRVFDNIASPLRLRRKAAAGEIAARVRELAARLHIDHLLERYPAELSGGQQQRVALARALAKEAPLMLLDEPLVNLDYKLREELREELTQLFAHGDATVIYATTEPGEALLLGGHTAVLDAGELLQYGPTPQVFHYPDSLRVARAFNDPPMNLVEGRLEGGKVTLPGAIEVPVPGVAAHDGPVTLGVRASALRLTGEAGAVAVPGRVALAELSGSDTFVHADTTVGNLVAQFAGVLDLRLGAPVTLHLLPEQLYLFDADGRRIHAPRRPGGLAAEVPGGTAAAGG; this is encoded by the coding sequence ATGCAGCTACGTTTGGAAGGCGTCGCACAGCAGGCAGGTTCGCAGGCGTATCTGTATCCGCTGACGCTGGCCCCGGTTCCCGGCGCGGTCACCATCCTGCTGGGCGCGACGCAGGCGGGCAAGACTTCGCTGATGCGGGTCATGGCGGGGCTGGACCGGCCCAGCGCCGGGCGCGTGCTGGTCGACGGCGACGACGTCACCGGCATGCCGGTGCGCGAGCGCAATGTATCGATGGTCTACCAGCAGTTCATCAACTACCCGTCGCTAAGGGTCTTCGACAACATTGCTTCGCCGCTACGGCTGCGGCGCAAGGCCGCAGCCGGCGAGATCGCCGCGCGCGTGCGCGAGCTGGCCGCGCGGCTGCATATCGACCACCTGCTGGAGCGCTATCCGGCCGAGCTTTCCGGCGGCCAGCAGCAGCGCGTGGCGCTGGCCCGCGCGCTGGCCAAGGAAGCCCCGCTGATGCTGCTGGACGAGCCGCTGGTCAACCTGGACTACAAGCTGCGCGAGGAGCTGCGCGAAGAGCTGACCCAGCTGTTCGCGCACGGCGACGCCACCGTGATCTACGCCACCACCGAGCCCGGCGAGGCCCTGCTGCTGGGCGGGCACACCGCGGTGCTCGATGCCGGCGAGCTGCTGCAGTACGGCCCCACGCCGCAGGTCTTCCACTATCCCGATTCGCTGCGCGTGGCGCGCGCCTTCAACGATCCGCCGATGAACCTGGTCGAGGGCCGGCTGGAGGGCGGCAAAGTGACGCTGCCGGGAGCGATCGAAGTACCGGTGCCCGGCGTGGCGGCGCACGACGGCCCGGTCACGCTTGGCGTGCGCGCCTCGGCGTTGCGCCTGACGGGCGAGGCCGGCGCGGTCGCCGTGCCGGGCCGCGTGGCGCTGGCCGAGTTGTCGGGGTCGGACACCTTCGTCCACGCCGATACCACGGTGGGCAACCTGGTGGCGCAGTTCGCGGGCGTGCTCGACCTGCGGCTGGGCGCGCCGGTGACGCTGCACCTGCTGCCCGAACAGCTCTACCTGTTCGACGCCGACGGGCGCCGCATCCATGCGCCGCGCCGGCCCGGCGGCCTCGCGGCCGAGGTGCCCGGCGGCACCGCGGCGGCAGGAGGCTGA
- a CDS encoding DeoR/GlpR family DNA-binding transcription regulator → MTLNPRQTALLEEVRTQGFASIDELARKFGVTLQTVRRDVNMLAENGMLARFHGGVRVEDSTTENIAYRQRQVLNAEGKARIARAVAAAVPEGCSLILNIGTTVEEIARGLVHHRGLRVITNNLHVANILADNPDCEVIVAGGVLRSRDRGIVGEATVEFIRQFKVDIGLIGISGIEADGTLRDYDFREVKVARTIIEHSREVWLAADASKFNRQAMVELAHVSQVDRLFTDAPLAAPFDQILADSGVKCVVAERE, encoded by the coding sequence ATGACCCTCAATCCCCGCCAGACGGCCCTGCTGGAAGAAGTCCGCACCCAGGGCTTTGCCTCCATCGACGAACTTGCGCGCAAGTTCGGCGTAACGCTCCAGACGGTGCGCCGCGATGTCAACATGCTGGCCGAGAACGGCATGCTGGCGCGCTTCCACGGCGGGGTGCGGGTGGAAGACTCCACCACCGAGAACATCGCCTACCGGCAGCGACAGGTGCTCAATGCCGAAGGCAAGGCGCGCATCGCGCGCGCGGTGGCGGCCGCAGTGCCCGAGGGCTGCTCGCTGATCCTGAACATCGGCACCACGGTGGAAGAGATCGCGCGCGGCCTGGTGCACCATCGCGGCCTGCGCGTGATCACCAACAACCTGCACGTGGCCAATATCCTGGCCGACAACCCCGATTGCGAAGTCATCGTCGCCGGCGGCGTGCTGCGCTCGCGCGATCGCGGCATCGTCGGCGAGGCCACGGTGGAGTTCATCCGCCAGTTCAAGGTCGATATCGGGCTGATCGGTATCTCGGGCATCGAGGCCGACGGCACGCTGCGCGACTATGACTTCCGCGAGGTCAAGGTGGCGCGGACGATCATCGAGCATTCACGCGAGGTCTGGCTGGCGGCGGACGCCAGCAAGTTCAACCGCCAGGCCATGGTCGAGCTGGCGCATGTGTCGCAGGTGGACCGGCTGTTTACCGACGCGCCGCTGGCGGCGCCGTTCGACCAGATCCTGGCCGACAGTGGGGTGAAGTGTGTGGTGGCGGAGCGGGAGTGA
- the purU gene encoding formyltetrahydrofolate deformylase — translation MSTTGFILTLSCPDQPGIVHAVSGLLFQHGCNIVDSDQYGDEYAGRFFMRVHFTPAAGGPDLTTLKAAFAPVGDQFGMQWELNDATVKPRVMIMVSKIGHCLNDLLFRAKAGGLPVEIAAIVSNHRDFYQLAASYDVPFFHLPLMNASAEQKAAQEARVFDVVQEQKIDLVVLARYMQVLSDDLCRKLAGRAINIHHSFLPSFKGAKPYYQAHDRGVKLIGATAHYVTADLDEGPIIEQEIERVDHSMDPDQLTAVGRDVECVALARAVKWHAEHRILLNGHKTVVFK, via the coding sequence ATGAGCACCACCGGATTCATCCTGACCCTCTCGTGCCCTGACCAGCCGGGCATCGTCCACGCTGTCTCGGGCCTGCTGTTCCAGCACGGCTGCAATATCGTCGATTCCGACCAGTACGGGGACGAGTACGCCGGCCGCTTCTTCATGCGCGTGCATTTCACCCCGGCCGCCGGTGGTCCCGACCTGACCACGCTGAAGGCCGCGTTCGCGCCGGTGGGCGACCAGTTCGGCATGCAGTGGGAGCTGAACGATGCCACGGTGAAGCCGCGCGTGATGATCATGGTGTCGAAGATCGGCCATTGCCTGAACGACCTGCTGTTCCGTGCCAAGGCGGGCGGGCTGCCGGTGGAGATCGCGGCCATCGTCTCGAACCACCGCGACTTCTACCAGCTGGCGGCGTCGTACGACGTGCCGTTCTTCCACCTGCCGCTGATGAACGCGTCGGCGGAGCAGAAGGCCGCGCAGGAAGCGCGCGTGTTCGACGTGGTGCAGGAGCAGAAGATCGACCTGGTGGTGCTGGCGCGCTACATGCAGGTGCTGTCCGACGACCTGTGCCGCAAGCTGGCCGGCCGCGCGATCAATATCCACCATTCGTTCCTGCCCAGCTTCAAGGGCGCCAAGCCGTACTACCAGGCGCACGACCGCGGCGTGAAGCTGATCGGCGCCACCGCGCACTACGTCACCGCCGACCTCGACGAAGGTCCGATCATCGAGCAGGAGATCGAGCGCGTGGACCACAGCATGGACCCCGACCAGCTCACCGCCGTCGGCCGCGACGTCGAATGCGTGGCGCTGGCGCGCGCGGTCAAGTGGCATGCCGAACACCGCATCCTGCTGAACGGCCACAAGACCGTGGTGTTCAAGTAA
- a CDS encoding NUDIX hydrolase, with the protein MAETSSLPAAGVTARIAASLAARSGFDAAAKLRLMADGRQVGWLPRAHAGILRGIDIGPGAVLGPEQALADGSVAVALLPGRDDFEARSAALQALARQLADAGHVRGWRDELFAVTAALDASSVAVVERAAARFLGLLTFASHMNGIVDGAAGGQPALWISRRSPAKAVDPGMWDNVVAGGMPHGSDPLATLVRECEEESGIPPALARRVQAHGMIEVLRDLPEGVQWEQVYVYDLLLPPDFIPHNQDGEVSEHRRVGLAPLLAIMSAGAMTVDATLVTLDALGRRGWLDAGDHD; encoded by the coding sequence ATGGCTGAAACATCCTCTTTGCCGGCGGCCGGGGTCACCGCACGGATCGCCGCCTCGCTGGCGGCGCGCAGCGGCTTCGATGCCGCCGCCAAGCTGCGCCTGATGGCCGACGGCCGGCAGGTCGGCTGGCTGCCGCGCGCGCATGCCGGCATCCTGCGCGGCATCGACATCGGCCCTGGCGCCGTGCTGGGCCCGGAGCAGGCGCTCGCCGATGGCTCCGTGGCGGTGGCCTTGCTGCCCGGCCGCGACGATTTCGAGGCGCGCAGCGCCGCGCTGCAGGCGCTGGCCCGCCAGCTGGCCGACGCCGGCCATGTGCGCGGCTGGCGCGACGAGCTGTTCGCCGTCACCGCCGCGCTGGATGCGTCGTCGGTCGCGGTGGTGGAGCGTGCCGCGGCGCGCTTCCTGGGGCTGCTGACCTTTGCCTCGCACATGAACGGCATCGTCGACGGCGCCGCGGGCGGCCAGCCCGCCCTGTGGATCTCGCGCCGCAGCCCGGCCAAGGCCGTCGACCCCGGCATGTGGGACAACGTGGTCGCCGGCGGCATGCCCCACGGCAGCGATCCGCTGGCGACGCTGGTGCGCGAGTGCGAGGAAGAGTCCGGCATCCCGCCCGCGCTGGCGCGGCGCGTGCAGGCGCACGGCATGATCGAGGTGCTGCGCGACCTGCCCGAAGGCGTGCAGTGGGAGCAGGTCTACGTCTACGACCTGCTGCTGCCGCCGGACTTCATTCCGCACAACCAGGACGGCGAGGTCAGCGAGCACCGGCGCGTCGGGCTGGCGCCATTGCTTGCTATCATGTCGGCCGGCGCCATGACGGTCGATGCGACACTGGTGACGCTGGATGCCCTTGGACGGCGTGGCTGGCTCGATGCCGGCGATCACGACTGA
- the glpK gene encoding glycerol kinase GlpK — protein sequence MNQPAAQAQRPAPSQLPAEPQYVLALDQGTSSSRAILFDHAGNVVRLAQREFRQYYPHPGHVEHDPYEIWQSQLAVAHTVLADAGIGASQVRAIGITNQRETTVLWDRKTGEPVGRALVWQDRRTAPMCEALQAAGHGELFREKTGLVIDAYFSGTKLRWMLDNIEGARERAQRGELAFGTVDSWLIWQLTDGARHVTDVSNASRTMLFNIHSFEWDDALLALLDIPHALLPEVVPSSGEVARTSARLFGMPIPIAGIAGDQQAATFGQACLVPGMAKNTYGTGCFLLMNTGAQPVTSHNRLLTTIGWQYRGQTQYCLEGGVFMGGATIQWLRDGLKIIQSAPEAEALARQCDDSGGVVLVPAFAGLGAPHWDAFARGTLVGMTRGTGRPQIARAALESIALQSVDVLEAMQKDAGIALAELRVDGGASRSDLLMQMQADLLGTPVVRPRVTETTALGAAYLAGLATGYWSDPVQIAQQWQVERRFEPNLSADQRGHRLARWHRAVERARDWAREDDAGAGHG from the coding sequence ATGAACCAGCCCGCCGCGCAGGCGCAGCGCCCTGCCCCGTCCCAGCTTCCCGCCGAGCCGCAATACGTGCTGGCGCTCGACCAGGGCACCAGCAGTTCGCGCGCCATCCTGTTCGACCATGCCGGCAACGTGGTGCGGCTGGCGCAGCGCGAGTTCCGCCAATATTACCCACATCCCGGCCACGTCGAGCACGACCCTTACGAGATCTGGCAATCGCAGCTGGCGGTGGCGCACACGGTGCTGGCCGACGCCGGCATCGGCGCCTCGCAGGTGCGCGCCATCGGCATCACCAACCAGCGCGAGACCACCGTGCTGTGGGACCGCAAGACCGGCGAGCCGGTCGGCCGCGCGCTGGTCTGGCAGGACCGCCGCACCGCGCCGATGTGCGAGGCGCTGCAGGCCGCCGGCCACGGCGAGCTGTTCCGCGAGAAGACCGGCCTGGTCATCGATGCCTATTTCTCCGGCACCAAGCTGCGCTGGATGCTCGACAACATCGAAGGCGCGCGGGAGCGCGCGCAGCGCGGCGAACTGGCCTTCGGCACCGTCGACAGCTGGCTGATCTGGCAGCTGACCGACGGCGCGCGCCATGTCACCGACGTCTCCAATGCCTCGCGCACGATGCTGTTCAACATCCACAGCTTCGAGTGGGACGACGCGCTGCTGGCGCTGCTCGACATCCCGCACGCGCTGCTGCCAGAGGTGGTGCCCTCCAGCGGCGAGGTCGCGCGCACGTCGGCGCGGCTGTTCGGCATGCCGATCCCGATTGCCGGCATCGCCGGCGACCAGCAGGCCGCCACCTTCGGCCAGGCCTGCCTGGTGCCCGGCATGGCCAAGAACACCTACGGTACCGGCTGCTTCCTGCTGATGAATACCGGCGCGCAGCCGGTCACGTCGCATAACCGGCTGCTGACCACCATCGGCTGGCAGTACCGTGGCCAGACCCAGTATTGCCTGGAGGGCGGCGTGTTCATGGGCGGCGCCACCATCCAGTGGCTGCGCGACGGCCTCAAGATCATCCAGAGCGCGCCCGAGGCCGAGGCGCTGGCGCGCCAGTGCGACGACAGCGGCGGCGTGGTGCTGGTGCCGGCCTTTGCCGGGCTGGGTGCGCCGCACTGGGACGCCTTTGCGCGCGGCACGCTGGTCGGCATGACGCGCGGCACCGGCAGGCCGCAGATCGCGCGCGCGGCGCTGGAATCGATCGCGCTGCAAAGCGTGGACGTGCTCGAGGCCATGCAGAAGGACGCCGGCATCGCGCTGGCCGAGCTGCGCGTGGACGGCGGCGCGTCGCGCAGCGACCTGCTGATGCAGATGCAGGCCGACCTGCTCGGCACCCCGGTGGTACGCCCGCGCGTAACCGAGACCACCGCGCTGGGCGCGGCCTACCTGGCGGGCCTGGCCACCGGCTACTGGAGCGACCCGGTGCAGATCGCGCAGCAATGGCAGGTGGAGCGGCGCTTCGAGCCCAACCTGTCGGCCGACCAGCGCGGCCACCGGCTCGCGCGCTGGCACCGGGCGGTCGAGCGCGCACGCGACTGGGCGCGCGAGGACGACGCCGGCGCCGGCCACGGCTGA
- a CDS encoding glycerol-3-phosphate dehydrogenase/oxidase, which translates to MQSLPTPIQPPSRAALLATLEREPRWDVIVIGGGATGLGTAVDAASRGYRTLLVEAADFAKGTSSKATKLVHGGVRYLAQGNIGLVREALHERGLLARNAPHLVWPLGFVVPAYQVFDQPFYGIGLKLYDMLAGNLNLSGSRWLNHSEVLAAAPNLAEHVGGRPLRGGNLYFDGQFDDARLAVALMRTLFDVGGTALNYMRATGLSQQGGVISGVTVQDVLGGATFRLRADCVINATGVWVDAIRQMEDGHARTMVAPSQGVHLTLPRSFMPGERAILIPKTDDGRVLFVVPWNGHTIVGTTDTPRRDLPLEPDAGADDVDFILETASRYLAKDPTRADVTSVWAGLRPLVRATGEASTASLSREHTILVSRAGLITVTGGKWTTYRKMAEDVIETAIQRQMVRAAPCVTAELPLHGAAGLPADLPPPDSGSPDRYYGNELGLLRALPGHDRMLAGASGLTEAHVRFAARHELARRVEDVLARRNRALFLDARAAVDAAPAVAAILAEELAEDAAWQAREVESFRTLAAGYMLG; encoded by the coding sequence ATGCAAAGTCTTCCCACCCCGATCCAGCCGCCCAGCCGCGCCGCGCTGCTCGCCACCCTGGAGCGCGAGCCGCGCTGGGACGTGATCGTCATCGGCGGCGGCGCCACCGGCCTGGGCACGGCCGTCGATGCCGCCTCGCGCGGCTACCGCACGCTGCTGGTCGAAGCCGCCGACTTTGCCAAGGGCACCTCGAGCAAGGCCACCAAGCTGGTGCATGGCGGCGTGCGCTACCTGGCGCAGGGCAATATCGGCCTGGTACGCGAGGCCCTGCACGAGCGCGGCCTGCTGGCGCGCAACGCGCCGCACCTGGTGTGGCCGCTGGGCTTCGTGGTGCCGGCCTACCAGGTGTTCGACCAGCCCTTCTACGGCATCGGCCTCAAGCTCTACGACATGCTGGCCGGCAACCTCAACCTGTCCGGCAGCCGCTGGCTGAACCACAGCGAGGTGCTGGCCGCCGCGCCCAACCTGGCCGAGCACGTTGGCGGTCGCCCGCTGCGCGGCGGCAACCTTTATTTCGACGGCCAGTTCGACGATGCGCGGCTGGCGGTGGCGCTGATGCGGACCCTGTTCGACGTCGGCGGCACCGCGCTCAACTACATGCGCGCGACCGGGCTGAGCCAGCAAGGCGGCGTGATCAGCGGCGTGACGGTGCAGGACGTGCTCGGCGGCGCCACCTTCCGGCTGCGCGCCGATTGCGTGATCAATGCCACCGGCGTCTGGGTCGATGCCATCCGCCAGATGGAAGACGGGCATGCCCGCACCATGGTCGCGCCCAGCCAGGGCGTGCACCTGACGCTGCCGCGCAGCTTCATGCCCGGCGAGCGCGCCATCCTGATCCCCAAGACCGACGACGGACGCGTGCTGTTCGTGGTGCCGTGGAACGGCCACACCATCGTCGGCACCACCGACACGCCGCGCCGCGACCTGCCGCTGGAGCCCGATGCGGGGGCCGACGATGTCGATTTCATCCTGGAAACGGCGTCGCGCTACCTGGCCAAGGACCCCACCCGCGCCGACGTCACCAGCGTCTGGGCCGGCCTGCGGCCGCTGGTGCGGGCTACCGGCGAGGCCTCCACCGCGTCGCTGTCGCGCGAGCATACGATCCTGGTGTCCAGGGCCGGGCTGATTACCGTCACCGGCGGCAAATGGACCACCTACCGCAAGATGGCCGAAGACGTGATCGAGACCGCGATCCAGCGCCAGATGGTGCGCGCCGCGCCATGCGTGACCGCGGAGCTGCCGCTGCATGGCGCCGCCGGCTTGCCGGCCGACCTGCCGCCGCCGGATTCGGGCTCGCCGGACCGCTACTACGGCAACGAGCTGGGCCTGCTGCGCGCGCTGCCGGGACACGATCGGATGCTCGCCGGCGCCTCGGGCCTGACCGAGGCCCATGTGCGCTTTGCCGCCCGGCATGAGCTGGCGCGCCGGGTCGAGGACGTGCTGGCGCGCCGCAACCGCGCGCTGTTCCTGGACGCGCGCGCGGCCGTTGACGCGGCACCGGCGGTGGCCGCGATCCTGGCCGAAGAGCTTGCCGAGGATGCAGCCTGGCAGGCGCGCGAGGTGGAAAGCTTCCGCACGCTCGCGGCCGGCTACATGCTCGGCTGA
- a CDS encoding MliC family protein — MRDRPTLSRIHIVALLAALCASATAYAARAPGIDGVRFPEVRTMRYQCDGGKTLTVRYFNSPDNQAAVFRIEGKPVLAVSTVAASGARYVGGRYEWWTKGESGTLRDLMQAENAPPALANCHAGR; from the coding sequence ATGCGCGATCGACCGACGCTGTCCCGCATTCATATCGTTGCCCTGCTGGCCGCGCTCTGCGCCAGCGCCACGGCCTACGCCGCCCGCGCGCCGGGCATCGACGGCGTGCGCTTTCCCGAGGTGCGCACCATGCGCTACCAGTGCGACGGCGGCAAGACGCTGACGGTGCGCTACTTCAACAGCCCCGACAACCAGGCCGCGGTGTTCCGCATCGAGGGCAAGCCGGTGCTGGCGGTCAGCACGGTGGCGGCGTCCGGCGCGCGCTATGTCGGCGGACGCTACGAATGGTGGACCAAGGGCGAGTCAGGCACGCTGCGCGACCTGATGCAGGCCGAGAACGCCCCGCCCGCGCTGGCCAACTGCCACGCCGGGAGGTAG
- a CDS encoding YXWGXW repeat-containing protein — translation MTDCALRPARALLLAALLGSGLTLSAGALAQVSVNIAIGVPPPAPIYEAVPAPRAGYVWMPGYWDWDDHHRKHAWKKGRWERERPGYVYEAPRWVQARDGWVLVPGRWDQGGYKDKGNGKGNKGSHCPPGHAKKGEC, via the coding sequence ATGACGGATTGCGCGCTTCGCCCGGCCAGGGCCTTGCTGCTGGCCGCGTTGCTAGGTTCGGGCCTGACCCTCAGCGCGGGGGCGCTGGCCCAGGTCTCGGTCAATATCGCCATTGGCGTGCCGCCGCCGGCGCCGATCTACGAGGCCGTGCCCGCGCCGCGCGCCGGCTATGTCTGGATGCCGGGCTACTGGGACTGGGACGATCACCACCGCAAGCACGCCTGGAAGAAGGGCCGCTGGGAGCGCGAGCGCCCGGGCTATGTCTATGAGGCGCCGCGCTGGGTCCAGGCGCGCGACGGCTGGGTGCTGGTGCCAGGCCGCTGGGACCAGGGCGGGTACAAGGACAAGGGCAACGGTAAAGGCAACAAGGGCAGCCATTGCCCGCCCGGCCACGCCAAGAAGGGCGAGTGCTGA
- a CDS encoding lysozyme inhibitor LprI family protein, with protein sequence MDKAVSTADMLNCAALESRVQDTALNRAYQSLLRRLEAPRTGQLRVAQRAWLEYRQANCAYVSNPAGGSAARVAGASCLLEMTAARVRELRDFATEAAGR encoded by the coding sequence ATGGACAAGGCCGTTTCGACCGCCGACATGCTCAACTGCGCGGCGCTGGAGTCGCGCGTGCAGGATACGGCGTTGAACCGCGCTTACCAGTCGCTGCTGCGGCGGCTGGAGGCGCCGCGCACCGGACAGTTGCGGGTGGCGCAGCGGGCCTGGCTGGAGTACCGCCAGGCCAATTGCGCCTATGTCTCCAATCCTGCCGGCGGCAGCGCGGCGCGCGTGGCCGGCGCGTCGTGCCTGCTGGAGATGACCGCCGCGCGCGTGCGCGAATTGCGCGACTTCGCCACCGAGGCCGCCGGCCGGTGA
- a CDS encoding DUF4149 domain-containing protein, whose translation MIADPLLRLLHLTGVAVWVGGMFFAYLCLRPVAGKLLEPPPRLRLWRGVFARFFPWVWASVVAILLSGGAMMAATGMAGAPRNWHLMLGIGVIMAGIFCYVWFGPNRVLGRAVDAQDWPAAGAALNRIRQAVGTNLVLGLANIAVATLGRWLA comes from the coding sequence ATGATCGCCGATCCTCTTCTCCGCCTGCTGCACCTGACCGGCGTCGCCGTCTGGGTCGGCGGCATGTTCTTCGCCTACCTGTGCCTGCGGCCGGTGGCCGGCAAGCTGCTGGAGCCGCCGCCGCGCCTGCGCCTGTGGCGCGGGGTGTTTGCCCGCTTCTTCCCGTGGGTATGGGCGTCGGTGGTGGCGATCCTGCTGAGCGGTGGCGCGATGATGGCGGCAACTGGCATGGCGGGCGCACCACGCAACTGGCACCTGATGCTGGGCATCGGCGTCATCATGGCGGGGATCTTCTGCTACGTCTGGTTCGGCCCCAACCGGGTGCTGGGCCGCGCCGTCGATGCCCAGGACTGGCCAGCCGCCGGTGCCGCCCTGAACCGCATCCGGCAGGCGGTAGGGACCAACCTCGTGCTGGGGCTGGCCAATATCGCCGTGGCGACGCTGGGTCGCTGGCTTGCCTGA
- a CDS encoding YfiR family protein, with the protein MAPAPASPPPIPPAARARPLLRRGLTALLLAVTLAVLPAMLPPAVTAQPAPQRADLVARVVISLLGYARWPVERDPVRLCVDHASRYAARLREGGTLANGRTVQTRQVDVLADMLHPACDALYVGTMNEPRRKRLSAELTGRPVLVIAEEDFECEVGSMFCLNIRDNQVSFRVNLDTLARSGVHMHPGVLQLGRRKGAPS; encoded by the coding sequence ATGGCGCCTGCCCCAGCCAGCCCCCCGCCGATCCCGCCCGCTGCCCGTGCACGGCCGCTGCTGCGCCGCGGCCTGACCGCGCTGTTGCTGGCGGTGACGCTGGCAGTGCTGCCGGCCATGCTGCCCCCGGCCGTCACCGCGCAGCCCGCGCCGCAACGGGCCGACCTGGTCGCGCGCGTCGTCATCAGCCTGCTCGGCTACGCGCGCTGGCCGGTGGAGCGCGATCCGGTGCGGCTGTGCGTCGATCACGCCAGCCGCTATGCGGCCCGGCTCAGGGAAGGCGGCACGCTCGCCAATGGCCGCACCGTGCAGACCCGCCAGGTCGACGTGCTGGCCGACATGCTGCACCCGGCGTGCGATGCGCTGTACGTGGGCACCATGAACGAACCGCGCCGCAAGCGCCTGTCGGCCGAGCTGACCGGCCGCCCGGTGCTGGTCATCGCCGAAGAAGACTTCGAGTGCGAGGTGGGCAGCATGTTCTGCCTCAACATCCGCGACAACCAGGTCTCGTTCCGCGTCAACCTCGACACCCTCGCCCGCAGCGGCGTGCATATGCACCCCGGCGTGCTGCAGCTCGGCCGCCGCAAGGGAGCGCCGTCATGA